One genomic region from Anabaena sp. PCC 7108 encodes:
- the kdpC gene encoding K(+)-transporting ATPase subunit C, producing MSQKHQVSKAIRSTLVLWVITAFIYPLLMLVLGQVAFSGQANGSLIKNSQGVIIGSALIGQSFTSEKYFWGRPSTTNYSTVNTKKDEADILKTGVSGASNLAPSNPALLERINGNEGEINRLKKAGVQPTADLVYTSGSSLDPHITPEGAKVQIARVAKARGIQPKQLETLISQHTDGRFLGIFGEPGVNVLKLNLSLDKMK from the coding sequence ATGAGTCAGAAACATCAAGTTAGTAAGGCGATTCGTTCGACTTTGGTTTTGTGGGTGATAACGGCTTTTATTTATCCGTTACTTATGTTAGTTTTAGGACAAGTTGCTTTTTCTGGTCAAGCGAATGGTAGTTTAATTAAAAACTCTCAAGGTGTGATTATTGGTTCAGCTTTAATTGGTCAATCTTTTACGAGTGAAAAGTATTTTTGGGGTCGTCCCAGCACGACTAATTACAGTACGGTTAATACAAAAAAGGATGAAGCTGATATTTTGAAAACTGGTGTATCTGGTGCTAGTAATTTAGCTCCTAGTAATCCAGCATTGCTAGAACGTATTAATGGTAATGAAGGTGAAATCAATAGACTTAAAAAAGCGGGTGTTCAACCTACTGCTGATTTAGTTTACACTTCTGGTTCTAGTCTTGATCCTCACATTACCCCTGAAGGTGCAAAAGTACAAATTGCACGGGTAGCAAAAGCACGAGGAATTCAACCAAAGCAATTAGAAACTTTAATTTCTCAACACACTGATGGTCGCTTTTTGGGGATATTTGGTGAACCGGGGGTGAATGTTTTAAAGCTGAATCTATCATTGGATAAAATGAAGTAA
- the kdpF gene encoding K(+)-transporting ATPase subunit F, with translation MNQLSEIINYKRNRVPLGLFLLLCFNVLLAPAVQAVTPGSESRFSAYTITLLGLVTLCLCVYLFVVIFQPERF, from the coding sequence ATGAACCAACTATCAGAAATCATCAACTATAAACGAAATCGTGTTCCTCTCGGTCTGTTTTTACTACTTTGCTTTAACGTATTATTAGCACCAGCAGTCCAAGCAGTAACACCAGGATCAGAATCGCGGTTTTCGGCTTATACGATTACTTTGTTGGGGCTTGTTACTCTGTGTCTTTGTGTTTATTTGTTTGTTGTAATTTTTCAGCCGGAGAGGTTTTAA
- the kdpB gene encoding potassium-transporting ATPase subunit KdpB — MKTTKTRQERKHTPKVKTTGIYSRAFKQAFVKLDPRNMLKNPVMFLVWVGTIITALVTIEPNLFGVTPGNNPRLFNGLITIILFFTLVFANFAEAVAEGRGKAQADSLRATKSDVTARKLLPDGSIQEVNSTTLRRGDQIKVIAGDVIPADGEVIAGVAAVDESAITGESAPVLKQPGTDIASSVTGGTRINSDELTIRVTSDPGQGFIDRMIALVEGASRTKTPNEIALTVLLAVLTQVFLVVIATLPTVSVYVKSPVSIAVLIALLVALIPTTIGGLLSAIGIAGMDRVAQFNVIATSGRAVEACGDINTLVLDKTGTITLGNRMAEEFIPVKGHALDEVAQISLASSIFDETPEGKSIVKLAEALGAKLDFNPQNAEGIEFSAKTRMSGIDLPNGVEIRKGAVDAIKGFVRSRNGQLTPELDAAYERVSKLGGTPLAVCQDGDIYGVIYLKDIIKPGIKERFDQMRRMGIKTVMLTGDNRLTAAVIAQEAGVDDFIAEATPEDKIEVIRSEQSQGKLVAMTGDGTNDAPALAQANVGVAMNSGTQAAKEAANMVDLDSDPTKLIDIVTIGKQLLITRGALTTFSIANDVAKYFAIIPAIFPGIGVSGLNIMGLVSTQSAVLSALIYNALIIPALIPLALTGVKFRPLTADQLLQRNIFIYGLGGVIAPFIAIKIIDVFIASVGLA, encoded by the coding sequence ATGAAAACTACAAAAACTCGACAAGAACGTAAACATACTCCCAAAGTTAAAACTACTGGAATTTATTCTCGTGCATTTAAGCAAGCGTTTGTCAAATTAGACCCACGCAATATGCTGAAAAATCCTGTGATGTTTTTGGTGTGGGTGGGGACAATTATTACGGCTTTAGTAACTATTGAACCGAATCTTTTTGGTGTTACTCCTGGTAATAACCCACGACTTTTTAATGGTTTAATTACGATTATTTTGTTTTTTACTCTTGTTTTTGCCAATTTTGCCGAAGCTGTTGCTGAAGGTAGAGGAAAAGCTCAAGCTGATTCTTTAAGAGCGACAAAATCAGATGTCACAGCCCGAAAACTTCTCCCTGACGGTTCTATTCAAGAAGTTAATTCTACTACTTTGCGTCGTGGTGACCAAATTAAAGTTATTGCTGGTGATGTTATTCCCGCAGACGGAGAAGTAATTGCTGGGGTGGCTGCTGTAGATGAATCTGCTATTACTGGAGAATCTGCACCAGTATTGAAACAGCCAGGAACTGATATTGCTAGTTCTGTAACTGGAGGAACTCGCATTAATTCTGATGAATTAACAATTAGGGTGACATCAGATCCAGGTCAAGGTTTTATTGACAGAATGATTGCTTTAGTTGAAGGGGCTTCTCGTACTAAAACCCCCAATGAAATTGCTTTAACTGTACTTTTGGCAGTGCTAACTCAAGTTTTTTTAGTGGTAATTGCTACTCTACCTACAGTGTCAGTTTATGTTAAATCACCTGTAAGTATTGCGGTATTAATTGCCTTATTAGTGGCGTTAATTCCCACAACAATTGGTGGTTTATTAAGTGCAATTGGGATTGCAGGTATGGATAGGGTTGCTCAATTTAATGTCATAGCTACATCTGGAAGGGCTGTAGAAGCCTGTGGAGATATTAATACTTTGGTTTTAGATAAAACGGGAACAATTACTTTAGGAAATCGCATGGCGGAGGAATTTATTCCAGTCAAAGGTCATGCTCTGGATGAAGTTGCTCAAATTTCTTTGGCATCAAGTATTTTTGATGAAACTCCCGAAGGAAAATCAATTGTTAAATTAGCAGAAGCTTTAGGAGCAAAGTTAGATTTTAATCCCCAAAATGCAGAAGGTATTGAATTTTCAGCAAAAACTCGCATGAGTGGAATTGATTTACCAAATGGTGTAGAAATTCGCAAAGGTGCTGTAGATGCAATTAAGGGATTTGTCCGTTCTCGAAATGGACAATTAACACCAGAATTAGATGCAGCTTATGAGCGAGTTTCTAAATTAGGCGGAACACCATTAGCAGTGTGTCAAGATGGTGATATTTATGGTGTAATTTATCTCAAAGATATTATTAAACCGGGGATTAAAGAACGATTTGATCAAATGCGACGTATGGGAATAAAAACTGTAATGCTGACAGGTGATAATCGTCTTACGGCTGCGGTCATAGCTCAAGAAGCTGGTGTAGATGATTTTATTGCTGAAGCAACTCCAGAGGATAAAATTGAAGTAATTCGCAGTGAACAATCTCAAGGAAAATTGGTGGCTATGACTGGAGATGGAACTAATGATGCTCCGGCTTTAGCTCAAGCAAATGTGGGGGTAGCAATGAATTCTGGTACACAAGCAGCGAAAGAAGCTGCAAATATGGTGGACTTGGATTCTGACCCGACCAAATTAATTGATATCGTCACTATTGGTAAACAATTACTAATTACTCGTGGTGCTTTGACAACTTTTTCAATTGCTAATGATGTCGCCAAATACTTTGCAATTATTCCCGCAATTTTCCCTGGTATTGGTGTGAGTGGTTTAAATATTATGGGTTTAGTAAGTACCCAATCTGCTGTTTTATCAGCACTGATTTACAATGCTTTGATTATTCCGGCTCTGATTCCTTTAGCATTAACCGGTGTGAAATTTCGTCCTCTCACTGCTGACCAACTTTTGCAAAGAAACATCTTTATTTACGGATTAGGTGGCGTGATTGCTCCTTTTATTGCTATCAAAATTATTGACGTTTTCATTGCATCTGTAGGACTAGCCTAA
- the kdpA gene encoding potassium-transporting ATPase subunit KdpA, with product MLQGWMQIALTLILVIATTPLLGRYIARVFLGERTLLDSVLNPLEKIIFLLSGVRPEDEMTGWQYAKAVIYSNLAMAILVFLILMTQGFLPLNPTELKAPSWDLALHTTLSFLTNTDQQHYSGETTYSYASQTFALGFLMFTSAATGLAVGIAFIRGLTGRGLGNFYGDLTKAITRILLPMSVVGGLLLIMAGVPETLAGVATATTLEGATQAIARGPVAHYEIIKQIGENGGGFFGINSAHPFENPNGFSNLLATWAMISIPSAFIYTYGVFANNLKQAWLVFWMVFIIFLFLVVITAIGEYQGNPLVNSLLGSQQPNLEGKEVRFGWAQTALWAVMTTATMCGAVNGMHDSLMPPGGFSTLSNLFLQIIWGGQGTGTAYLFIYLILAVFLTGLMVGRTPEFLGRKIEKQEIVLSSVVLLVHPFAVLIPWAIVFAFPDTLSGISNPGFHGVSQVVYEYASAAANNGSGFEGLGDNTLWWNLSASVSILAGRYIPIIALLLLADGISRKQPVPMTAGTLRTDTRLFTGVTGGVILILGALTFFPVLVLGPIAEWFLIAKGS from the coding sequence ATGTTACAAGGTTGGATGCAAATTGCATTGACATTAATTCTTGTCATTGCCACTACTCCTTTATTAGGGAGATATATCGCTCGCGTTTTTCTAGGAGAAAGAACACTGCTCGACTCTGTGTTAAATCCTTTAGAAAAAATAATTTTCTTATTAAGTGGAGTTCGTCCAGAAGATGAGATGACAGGTTGGCAATATGCAAAAGCTGTGATTTATAGTAATCTTGCTATGGCGATTTTGGTATTTTTGATATTGATGACTCAAGGATTTTTACCACTAAATCCTACAGAGTTAAAAGCGCCAAGTTGGGATTTGGCATTACACACCACTCTCTCTTTTTTAACTAACACAGATCAACAACATTATTCTGGAGAAACAACATACAGTTATGCCAGTCAAACCTTTGCTTTAGGTTTTTTAATGTTTACTTCAGCCGCGACAGGTTTAGCAGTGGGTATTGCCTTTATTCGTGGTTTAACGGGGAGAGGATTAGGCAACTTTTACGGTGATTTAACTAAAGCAATTACCCGAATTTTACTACCTATGTCCGTTGTCGGGGGATTATTATTAATCATGGCTGGTGTACCGGAAACCCTTGCAGGAGTGGCAACAGCGACAACATTAGAAGGTGCTACTCAAGCGATCGCACGCGGACCAGTTGCCCATTATGAGATAATCAAACAAATAGGTGAAAATGGTGGCGGTTTTTTTGGTATTAACTCAGCCCACCCCTTTGAAAATCCCAACGGTTTTTCCAATTTATTAGCAACTTGGGCAATGATTTCTATCCCTTCAGCCTTTATTTACACCTACGGGGTATTTGCTAATAATCTCAAACAAGCTTGGCTAGTATTTTGGATGGTATTTATCATCTTTCTTTTTTTGGTAGTAATAACAGCAATTGGTGAATATCAAGGCAATCCTCTTGTTAATTCTTTATTAGGATCACAGCAACCCAATTTAGAAGGAAAAGAAGTCAGATTTGGTTGGGCGCAAACAGCACTTTGGGCAGTGATGACAACAGCAACAATGTGTGGCGCTGTCAACGGAATGCACGATTCTTTAATGCCTCCTGGAGGATTTTCTACACTCTCAAATCTATTTTTACAAATTATTTGGGGAGGACAAGGAACCGGCACGGCATATTTATTTATCTACTTGATTTTGGCAGTATTTCTCACTGGTTTGATGGTAGGAAGAACACCAGAATTTTTAGGACGAAAAATTGAGAAACAAGAAATAGTTCTTTCCAGCGTAGTTTTATTAGTTCATCCTTTCGCAGTTTTAATTCCTTGGGCGATAGTTTTTGCCTTTCCCGATACTCTTTCAGGTATTAGTAACCCAGGATTTCATGGCGTTTCTCAAGTAGTTTATGAATATGCTTCCGCTGCTGCTAATAATGGTTCTGGTTTTGAAGGTTTGGGAGATAATACCTTGTGGTGGAATCTCAGTGCCAGTGTCAGCATTTTAGCCGGTCGTTACATTCCTATCATCGCTTTATTGTTACTAGCAGATGGTATTTCTAGAAAACAACCAGTTCCCATGACTGCCGGTACCCTCAGAACTGATACTCGTTTATTTACCGGAGTTACAGGTGGAGTAATTTTAATTCTTGGGGCGTTAACCTTCTTTCCTGTATTAGTTTTAGGTCCCATTGCTGAATGGTTTTTGATTGCAAAAGGAAGTTAA
- a CDS encoding sensor histidine kinase KdpD, whose translation MVYFKNKLINNNLRVGKILLIVTIFIFLGVLEYSTPNDYVFGYLYSGAILLVNSWFGGIATTSATFVAVFLTMLNVWIPVREVIQASTIASRVIAATALIVTGFLSQRLRKSQKAIALTQTQLEAQSQLVRLREDFASTLTHDLKTPLLGAIETIKAFQQEKFGAVLPSQQKVLATMARSHETSLDLLETLLDVYRNDTEGLKLDLAPVDLSILAETAAATLIELAANRRIHLSLNYGNSDWKRSLWVNGDALQLQRVFSNLLINAINHSRRGDHVEVVLEPQASYQVVKILDTGAGIQPEQFPYLFERFYQGNSDSGGLSQRQAKGSGLGLYLSRQIIEAHNGIIWAENRVPNGAIFGFKLPVLPFQS comes from the coding sequence ATGGTATATTTTAAAAATAAATTAATAAACAATAACTTACGCGTTGGTAAAATATTACTGATTGTGACTATATTTATCTTTCTAGGAGTTTTAGAATATTCCACCCCAAATGATTATGTTTTTGGATATCTCTACAGTGGAGCAATTTTATTAGTTAATTCTTGGTTTGGGGGAATAGCAACAACAAGCGCAACATTTGTTGCTGTTTTTCTAACCATGTTAAATGTGTGGATACCCGTAAGGGAAGTCATTCAGGCTTCTACTATTGCGAGTCGAGTAATTGCAGCAACAGCATTAATAGTCACAGGATTTTTAAGTCAACGATTGCGAAAATCTCAAAAAGCCATTGCACTTACTCAAACTCAACTAGAAGCCCAATCCCAATTAGTGAGGCTGCGAGAAGATTTTGCCTCCACACTTACCCATGATTTAAAAACTCCACTTTTAGGTGCAATTGAAACTATTAAAGCCTTTCAACAAGAAAAATTTGGTGCAGTTTTACCAAGCCAACAGAAAGTTTTGGCAACAATGGCGCGGAGTCATGAAACTTCTTTAGATTTATTAGAAACTTTGTTAGATGTTTATCGCAATGATACTGAAGGCTTAAAACTGGATTTAGCTCCTGTGGATTTAAGTATTTTAGCAGAAACGGCAGCGGCTACTTTGATTGAATTAGCGGCAAATCGTCGCATACATCTATCCTTAAACTATGGTAACTCCGATTGGAAGCGATCGCTTTGGGTTAACGGCGATGCTTTGCAACTGCAACGAGTTTTTAGCAATCTCCTCATCAATGCTATCAACCATTCTCGACGCGGTGATCATGTCGAAGTTGTCTTAGAACCCCAAGCTTCCTATCAAGTAGTGAAAATTTTAGATACGGGTGCAGGGATTCAACCCGAACAGTTTCCCTACTTATTTGAACGATTTTACCAAGGAAATAGCGATAGCGGCGGGCTTTCCCAACGCCAAGCTAAAGGTTCTGGATTAGGGCTTTACTTATCTCGGCAAATTATTGAAGCCCATAACGGTATAATATGGGCAGAAAACAGAGTTCCCAATGGTGCCATTTTTGGTTTCAAGCTCCCTGTTTTGCCATTTCAGTCTTAA
- a CDS encoding response regulator transcription factor — MSSTKIKILLVEDDELFRLGLRVRLQQETGLEIIAEAEDGEMAIELVNQHSLDVVLLDVGLPGIGGIEACHQIKQKYPNLPVLVLTSHAEKSLIARLIAAGAQGYCLKGIVAEKLVLALRSVAAGASWWDETATKEIRSSFAFDSSHIRSENILKASNPLTHREEEILTLLAAGKTNHQIAETLYITDGTVRVHVHAILHKLGVGDRQSAVVVALQKHLINPL, encoded by the coding sequence ATGTCTTCTACCAAAATAAAAATCCTTCTAGTTGAGGATGATGAACTTTTCCGTTTGGGCTTGCGTGTGCGATTGCAGCAGGAAACTGGTTTGGAGATTATCGCCGAAGCAGAAGATGGTGAAATGGCCATTGAGTTAGTAAACCAGCATTCTCTCGATGTCGTTCTTTTAGATGTAGGATTACCAGGAATCGGGGGAATTGAAGCCTGTCACCAAATTAAACAAAAATATCCTAATTTGCCAGTTTTAGTCCTCACTTCCCATGCTGAAAAATCCCTAATTGCGCGGTTAATTGCAGCGGGCGCTCAAGGCTATTGTCTCAAAGGAATTGTCGCTGAAAAATTGGTTTTAGCTCTCCGTTCTGTAGCTGCTGGAGCATCTTGGTGGGATGAAACTGCAACTAAAGAAATTCGTTCTTCTTTTGCATTTGATTCATCTCATATCCGTTCAGAAAATATTTTAAAAGCCTCCAATCCTCTTACTCACCGAGAAGAAGAAATTCTCACACTTCTAGCCGCCGGCAAAACCAATCATCAAATAGCTGAAACTCTTTACATTACAGATGGAACTGTCAGGGTTCATGTTCATGCAATATTGCATAAGTTGGGAGTCGGTGATCGTCAAAGTGCTGTTGTTGTCGCTTTACAAAAACATTTAATTAATCCCTTATAA